The Halorussus gelatinilyticus genome contains the following window.
CCTCCCGTTCGCCGCGGACGAACTCGCCTTCGTCAGATGTCCGGACCAGCCCGACCCGTCGGTGGTCGAACCGGAGCCGAGCGAGTTGGAGGCGTTCTATCGCTCGGCCGACGACGAGGCGGCCCCCGTGAGCGACGTGATACAGCCCGACCCGACCGACACCATCGAACACGTCTGGGTCGGCGACGAGATGCCCATCGGTGCGAGCAAGGCGACGCCCGAGGCCCTGAAGCGCCGCCTCGACGTGACGCCGAAACACCACATCTCGGTGGACGTGGTGTGCAACGACGAGCGCATGCGCGAGGAGGACGTGGTCGGCGACATCTACGGCACGCGGGACCTCTACAACTTCTCCGTCTCGCTCCACAACGACCTGACCACCGGGGAACTCCGGGACCTACTCGAATCCGGCACGGACTTCCTCCACTACGTCGGCCACGTCACCGACGACGGCATCCAGTGTTCCGACGGGATGCTCGACGTGGCGACCCTCGAAGAGTCCGGCGTCCGCGGGTTCATCCTGAACGGTTGTCGCTCCTACCAGCAGGGCGAGACGCTAGTCGAGAAGGGGAGTAAGGTCGGCGTCGTCACGCTGACCAAGGTCGGCAACGAACCGGCGACGGACGTGGGCAAGGAGTTGGCGCGGTTGCTGAACCACGGGTTCTCGATGCAGAGCGCGCTGTCGGTGGTGACTGAGGTGAACACGCTGGACCGGCAATACGTGATTGTCGGAGACGGGAGTCAGGAACTAGTCGAAGCGAAATGCGGAGCGCCGTTGCTTATCAAACCGCACCGCGAGGGGGAGACAATTGAAACAACGTTCCGGAAATTCCCAACCATAAATTCCCCACTCGGAGGACTGGCTACCAAGAAATTAGACGGCGAGTCGATTAACTACATCAATTCTACAATCATTCAGGAGAACGTCAATGATGACTCTCTTGATGAATACCTGAAAACTTCTACTCTCCCTGTGAAGATTCAGGACGAGATTTTCTGGAGTGACGAAATTACTGCGGACGATATTTAAGGGCCTGTAGTTACGCAATCTGCACAGCCCATCGGTTCGACAAATTCTGTCAAATAAAAACCAAAAGAAAACATTGCCCCGATTGCCCACGGATGCCGTTTTAACCACGTACAAATCTTGCCTCTGACCATACTCGTACTCACACAAGCAACCAGAAAATACTTTCTTTAAAATTTATATCTAGAACGGAATACAAGTTGTTAGCTGTTTTCTCGCTCACGTAATTTCTCGTCGCGTCCATCGGTCGAAATAGACTCTCATAGTATTATACCTACACGACGAGTAACAAATTTTAAATCATACATAGCCGTCTATAGCCGATATGAGCGACGATTCGAGCGACGTTCCGATAGCGGACATCCGCCGGAAGCTCAAGCGACTGAAACGAAACGGCTGTAACCTGCTCGTGACGGGGAACGTGCGCGAGGAGGCGTCTCACCGCACGACGCGGAAACTCCTCGGCGCGCCGGAGGTGACTCGGACTCGACTCCTCGCGCTGACCGACCACGACCGAGAGGACGCCCCCGTCCTCCTGCCCGGCGACGTTCGGGCGACCGACGAGCGGGTCCGCTTCCTCCAGTACGACTCGGGGACCCGGACCGCGAGCGTCGCGACGCCCGCCGCTTCCGCTCGCTCGGCGACCGACGCCGTGGCTTCCGAAACCGACTCGTCGGCGTTCGACACCGACTCGTCGTCGGTCGCGCGCGACCTCGACGACTTCCAGAGTGCGCTCTGCAACGCCATCACGACCGCGAAAATCTCCGAGTCCGGATTCGACCCCGCCGAACTCCGCATCTCGGTGTTCACCCTCTCGTACCTCGTGAACCGTCACGACCCCACGGCGGTCGACCGGTTCGTCAGCGCGGTCGGCGACCACGTCCGCGGCGTCGGCGGGATGGCCCACTACCACCTGCCGGTCGCCGACGACTCGAAGCCGGTCCGGCGACTCTCCTCGCTGTTCGACGCCCGAATCGAACTCCGCGAGAAGCACGGCCGTCCGGAGCAACGCTGGCACTTCCCGGACGACGACGTGCGGACCGTCTGGGTCGGACTGTAATCGTCGGAACCTCGTCGCTCGCTCCCGTCGCTCACTCCAACTGCTCGTCCTCGCGACTTCTCCGTTCGTCACCGTCTCGACGTTCGTCCTTCTTCGCCGAGACCGAACCGCTAAAGGGCGTGTAGGCGTCCGTTATGGTATAATGAAGACGCTCGGAACGGCGAGTGCCGCCCCCGGCGAGATTGACACCGGGCGGTTGCAGGTCGGCGAAACGCGTGACGGCGGCGAGTTCGGTCTCCCGGTCGCGGTCGTCAACGGCGCGGCGGACGGCC
Protein-coding sequences here:
- a CDS encoding DUF7504 family protein, with the translated sequence MSDDSSDVPIADIRRKLKRLKRNGCNLLVTGNVREEASHRTTRKLLGAPEVTRTRLLALTDHDREDAPVLLPGDVRATDERVRFLQYDSGTRTASVATPAASARSATDAVASETDSSAFDTDSSSVARDLDDFQSALCNAITTAKISESGFDPAELRISVFTLSYLVNRHDPTAVDRFVSAVGDHVRGVGGMAHYHLPVADDSKPVRRLSSLFDARIELREKHGRPEQRWHFPDDDVRTVWVGL